The Triticum aestivum cultivar Chinese Spring chromosome 7B, IWGSC CS RefSeq v2.1, whole genome shotgun sequence genome window below encodes:
- the LOC123160391 gene encoding zinc finger protein 8-like, whose translation MAAPHGTVLGGADSFSQLPLVRVAAQQPADSTIRLFGCDFSNDAVAAGDQLPKADAAAAAGEGETRKFECHYCCRNFPTSQALGGHQNAHKRERQHARRAHLEASLAAAYLPAGAHVYGALFGGYDHHQAAPMPPPQYPVWPGMYGSVARSAAYGGMTVPGMVWRPTPVGADAFGAAGRHDEATAAVAGTGEVPGKDGHNAVMSVVATLPSCLTGGSPTEIGRSEMMGQKEGVVSLDLCL comes from the coding sequence ATGGCCGCCCCGCATGGCACCGTGCTCGGGGGAGCCGACTCGTTCTCCCAGCTCCCGCTCGTCCGAGTCGCCGCCCAGCAGCCGGCCGACTCCACCATCCGCCTCTTCGGCTGCGACTTCTCCAACGACGCCGTCGCTGCCGGCGACCAGCTGCCCAAGGCGgacgccgcggcggcggccggggaggGGGAGACCCGCAAGTTCGAGTGCCACTACTGCTGCCGCAACTTCCCGACGTCGCAGGCGCTGGGAGGACACCAGAACGCGCACAAGCGGGAGCGGCAGCACGCGCGCCGGGCGCACCTCGaggcctccctcgccgccgcctacCTCCCGGCCGGCGCGCACGTCTACGGTGCCCTGTTCGGCGGCTATGACCACCACCAGGCCGCTCCGATGCCGCCGCCGCAGTACCCGGTGTGGCCGGGGATGTACGGCAGCGTGGCGCGGTCCGCGGCATACGGCGGCATGACCGTGCCGGGGATGGTGTGGAGGCCGACGCCAGTGGGTGCTGATGCTTTTGGTGCCGCCGGCCGGCACGATGAAGCGACGGCGGCCGTTGCTGGCACCGGAGAGGTGCCTGGTAAGGATGGGCACAATGCGGTGATGAGCGTGGTGGCGACGCTGCCGTCGTGCCTCACCGGCGGGTCGCCCACGGAGATCGGTAGGTCCGAAATGATGGGGCAGAAGGAGGGCGTTGTAAGCTTGGACCTCTGTCTGTAG